Proteins from one Puntigrus tetrazona isolate hp1 unplaced genomic scaffold, ASM1883169v1 S000000746, whole genome shotgun sequence genomic window:
- the sh3bp5a gene encoding SH3 domain-binding protein 5: MNDSERDNKSDEDSESLEEEEVDPRIQGELEKLNQSTDNINRWETELEDSRQKFRAVLVEATVKLDEQVKKIGKAVEDSKPYWEARRAARQAQVEAQRATQEYQRAIEILRAAKETIALAEERLLEEDSRQFDSAWQEMLNHATQRVMEAEQSRTRSEIEHRETAAKYNAAMSHMRQLEKKLKRTINKSRPYFELKAKYYLQLEQLKRRVDERQTKLTQAKAEYRAALRNLETISDEIHARRRLSAMGPRGRGVGAEDDGAAADDIANFKMESDGISMMSVSLEDSCNGSPSEDDPETRSTCSVSSTSAPLDLPCPYTSSSSSSSSSSYPLLSSSCPYPSSSSSSLSACPDLLQLPGSGSLEGFEQVSPVLGPRSECSGASSPDCEQERGERAEGAEVKPGSSNNISSRKSSRLEKSLRSLSLQTADDNDTDAHPFTVTSNAAAALLLNSV; this comes from the exons ATGAACGACTCGGAGAGAGATAACAAATCTGATGAAGACTCGGAGTCcctggaggaagaggaggtcGACCCGAGGATTCAG GGAGAGCTGGAGAAACTGAACCAGTCTACGGATAACATCAACAGATGGGAGACGGAGCTGGAG GACTCCCGGCAGAAGTTTCGCGCCGTCCTAGTGGAGGCCACGGTCAAGCTGGACGAGCAGGTCAAGAAGATCGGTAAAGCCGTGGAAGACTCCAAACCGTACTGGGAGGCCCGGAGAGCGGCGCGCCAG GCTCAGGTTGAAGCTCAGAGAGCCACGCAGGAGTATCAGCGGGCCATCGAGATCCTCCGGGCGGCGAAGGAGACCATCGCTCTGGCCGAGGAGCGTCTGCTGGAGGAGGACAGCCGGCAGTTCGACTCGGCCTGGCAGGAGATGCTCAACCACGCCACCCAGAGG GTGATGGAGGCGGAGCAAAGCAGGACGCGCAGCGAAATCGAGCACAGAGAAACGGCGGCCAAATACAACGCCGCCATGAGCCACATGAGACAACTGGAGAAAAAACTCAAACGCACCATCAACAAGTCCAG GCCGTACTTTGAATTAAAGGCCAAGTATTATCTACAGCTCGAG CAACTAAAGCGGCGTGTGGATGAGCGTCAGACTAAACTCACCCAGGCCAAAGCCGAGTATCGCGCGGCCCTTCGTAACCTGGAGACCATCTCAGACGAGATCCACGCGCGGCGCCGCCTGTCCGCCATGGGGCCCCGGGGCCGAGGCGTGGGCGCTGAAGACGACGGGGCCGCCGCCGATGACATCGCCAACTTCAAAATGGAGTCTGACGGCATATCGA TGATGTCCGTGAGTTTGGAGGACAGCTGTAACGGCTCACCGTCAGAAGACGATCCTGAGACCCGGTCCACCTGCAGCGTGAGCTCCACGTCTGCTCCCCTCGACCTGCCCTGCCCCtacacctcctcctcctcctcctcgtcctcctcctcgtATCCTCTGCTCTCTTCCTCCTGCCCGTACCCTTCGTCTTCCTCCTCGTCCCTCTCTGCGTGTCCTGACCTGCTCCAGCTGCCGGGCTCGGGCTCTCTGGAGGGCTTTGAGCAGGTGTCTCCGGTGCTGGGCCCTCGTAGTGAGTGCAGCGGGGCCTCGTCGCCCGACTGTGAACAGGAAAGAG GTGAGAGAGCGGAAGGAGCAGAAGTTAAACCTGGCTCTTCAAACAACATCAGCAGCCGGAAAAGCTCACGCCTGGAGAAGAGCCTGCGCAGTTTATCTCTCCAGACCGCAGACGACAACGACACAGACGCTCATCCCTTCACTGTGACCTCAAACGCAGCGGCGGCGCTGCTTCTCAACAGTGTTTAA